A region of Candidatus Terasakiella magnetica DNA encodes the following proteins:
- a CDS encoding PAS-domain containing protein has protein sequence MKSAKKWERSLSLRITFLLVIATLLLIGQSLYNLSSIQDVDESIEVVNKAAFNLDNLSRKIKTPIADVRILSMEMVSAPNRKSVNEIKERYDLLVNELDQKLIKWKAIVESASAEETELRDAYLNILNSWATYKEAVSRTFYYINTGVRIAAFISVTGQEKENYAQLQKALDIFGQMLLQRSRDVFVEADEQSNFAFYSLIITSVIQVLILTVTLFFVFRMFKNYMRASQAYEKKIEAKEAQLSAALTGMSDGLYTVDKDLHFTLFNDRFTSMTGIDKSNFELGKPLEETLMVAANIGSLGEGEIQDLVETRIQRIKENGFKEWESTTHQGRVLSSRKNDMPDGGAIIVVSDVTERRNAETKLKEAFLNISNSILYASKIQQSILPNREFLIEAFEDHFIFWEPRDVVGGDVYWFYEWGDGVLMSLGDCTGHGVPGAFMTLISTGALERAISEVEIGDISSLIGKMNQLLQQSLGQDNGEGLADDGLELGVCYIEPKKNKLSFVGAKFDLLIVENGEVKTIKGGRRGLGYREIPADYVYENIEISASPTAQYYLTTDGALDQKSSKTKRRLGKKGFQELLLKVHALPMKDQVKEIQEALMEHQGDALRRDDVAIIGFKIGRA, from the coding sequence GTGAAATCAGCGAAAAAATGGGAACGCTCTCTGTCACTTAGAATTACCTTTCTGTTGGTAATCGCGACACTTCTTCTGATTGGCCAAAGCCTGTACAACCTTTCCAGTATTCAGGATGTTGATGAATCAATTGAGGTTGTCAACAAAGCCGCGTTTAATCTCGATAACCTTTCAAGAAAAATAAAAACACCAATTGCGGATGTGCGCATTTTATCCATGGAGATGGTTTCTGCGCCTAACCGTAAAAGCGTCAACGAAATAAAAGAGCGCTATGACCTGTTGGTGAATGAGCTGGACCAGAAACTCATAAAATGGAAAGCCATTGTTGAAAGTGCGAGTGCTGAAGAAACTGAGCTGCGAGATGCATATCTCAATATTCTCAATTCTTGGGCCACTTACAAAGAGGCTGTTTCTAGAACCTTCTATTATATCAATACAGGTGTGAGAATAGCTGCATTCATCAGTGTGACGGGTCAGGAAAAAGAAAACTATGCCCAGTTACAAAAAGCATTAGACATCTTTGGTCAAATGCTCCTGCAGCGAAGTCGTGATGTCTTTGTTGAGGCTGATGAACAATCAAATTTTGCCTTTTATTCTTTGATTATTACTTCCGTAATCCAAGTTCTTATTTTGACGGTAACTCTCTTCTTTGTATTTCGAATGTTTAAAAACTATATGCGTGCCTCGCAAGCATATGAGAAGAAGATCGAGGCAAAAGAAGCTCAGCTTAGTGCGGCGCTCACAGGTATGTCAGATGGTTTGTATACGGTGGATAAGGACCTCCATTTTACACTTTTCAATGATCGCTTCACCTCAATGACGGGTATAGATAAAAGTAATTTTGAGCTTGGCAAGCCTCTTGAAGAAACCCTGATGGTTGCAGCAAATATTGGAAGCTTGGGCGAAGGTGAAATTCAGGACCTTGTCGAAACTCGTATTCAACGAATTAAAGAAAATGGCTTTAAAGAATGGGAATCTACAACACATCAGGGACGGGTTTTATCCTCACGTAAAAACGATATGCCAGATGGCGGGGCAATTATTGTTGTGAGTGATGTCACAGAACGAAGAAATGCTGAAACAAAATTGAAAGAAGCCTTTCTTAATATTTCCAACAGCATCCTGTATGCCAGTAAGATCCAACAATCCATTTTGCCAAATAGAGAATTCCTTATTGAAGCATTTGAAGATCACTTCATATTTTGGGAGCCAAGAGATGTGGTTGGTGGGGACGTCTATTGGTTCTACGAGTGGGGAGATGGTGTCTTAATGTCTCTTGGCGATTGCACAGGCCATGGCGTACCTGGTGCCTTCATGACTTTAATTTCAACAGGCGCGCTTGAACGCGCTATTTCTGAGGTTGAAATTGGAGATATCTCTTCCCTAATAGGTAAAATGAACCAACTCTTACAGCAATCACTTGGGCAAGATAATGGTGAAGGTCTTGCCGATGATGGGTTAGAATTAGGTGTTTGCTATATAGAACCAAAGAAAAATAAGCTTAGCTTTGTTGGGGCTAAATTTGATCTGCTTATTGTTGAGAATGGGGAAGTCAAAACCATTAAAGGCGGACGACGAGGTCTTGGCTATCGTGAAATACCTGCTGATTACGTTTATGAAAATATAGAAATAAGCGCGTCACCAACGGCACAGTATTATCTGACGACAGACGGGGCATTGGATCAAAAAAGCTCAAAAACAAAAAGACGCCTCGGTAAAAAAGGTTTTCAGGAGCTCCTATTAAAAGTGCATGCTTTACCTATGAAAGATCAGGTGAAAGAAATTCAAGAGGCACTTATGGAGCATCAAGGCGATGCGCTACGTCGTGACGATGTTGCTATCATTGGCTTTAAGATAGGAAGAGCATGA